In one window of Solanum pennellii chromosome 2, SPENNV200 DNA:
- the LOC107009874 gene encoding uncharacterized protein LOC107009874: MIKHPDTDYIDPLDIELKEHPVHCSHVEAEPDCLPWYFDIKKYLESEIYPEDATSNQKKSIHRMTLNFFLSGEILYRRTTNLGLLRCVDAVEAAKLIEQIHAGICGTHMMGSLWQERSFDPKCHKCQVHSDLIRVPPHELNVMSSPWPFVAWGMDVIGPIEPAASNGHKFILVAIDYFTKWVEAVSYKSLTEKVVADFVCNNLICRFGVPESVITNNGANLNSHLMRDICEQFKITHRNSIAYRPQMNRAVEAANKNIKKILRKIIDNHRGWLEMLPYALLGYQTIVRTSIGATPYLLVYGTEAVIPAEVEIPSLRIIQEAELSNAEWFSKRIDQLTLIDEKRMVVVCHGQLYRQRMICAFHKRVRVRIFEIGELVIKRIFPQENLHQTGKDLTWFIKYYLEVFWSCRIWMAPYDRNQSTQMLSRDTTCETSVRISVIYL; encoded by the exons ATGATTAAACATCCAGATactgattatattgatcctctggATATAGAGCTGAAAGAACATCCAGTTCATTGTTCACACGTTGAAGCAGAACCAGACTGTTTGCCATGGTATTTCGATATAAAAAAGTACTTGGAGTCCGAGATTTATCCTGAAGATGCTACGTCCAATCAGAAGAAGTCGATACATCGTATGactctcaatttctttctaagtggAGAAATCCTGTATAGGAGGACTACAAACTTAGGTCTTCTCAGATGTGTTGATGCTGTTGAAGCTGCGAagcttattgaacagatacatgccGGAATTTGTGGCACGCATATGATGGGCTCACTTTGGCAAGAAAGATCCTTCGATCCG aaatgtcataaatgtcaagtgcacaGTGATTTGATCCGAGTGCCGCCTCACGAACTTAATgttatgagttcaccttggccatttgtagcttggggtaTGGATGTTATAGGTCCGATAGAGCCAGCCGCTTCAAATGGACACAAATTCATTTTGGTTGCTATTGATTACTTCACCAAATGGGTGGAAGCAGTATCGTACAAGTCGTTAACCGAGAAAGTTGTAGCTGATTTTGTTTGCAACAATCTTATATGCAGATTTGGAGTGCCAGAATCCGTCATTACTAataatggtgcaaatctcaatagtcacttgatgagagatattTGTGAACAATTTAAGATTACTCATCGAAATTCGATCGCTTATCGTCCTCAAATGAATAGAGCTGTAGAAGCcgccaataagaatatcaagaagattCTGAGAAAAATTATTGACAATCACCGAGGTTGGCTTGAGATGCTGCCATATGCTTTATTGGGTTATCAGACAATTGTCAGAACGTCGATTGGAGCTACTCCGTACTtgctagtatatggaacagaagcagtcatacctgctgaagtcGAAATACCGTCTTTAAggatcatccaagaagctgagttAAGTAATGCTGAATGGTTCAGCAAGCGGATTGATCAACtaactttgattgatgagaagagaatggttgtcGTTTGTCATGGGCAGTTGTATCGACAGAGAATGATTTGTGCTTTTCACAAGAGAGTAAGAGTTAGAATTTTCGAAATCGGTGAGTTGGTAATTAAGCGCATTTTTCCTCAGGAAAATTTGCACCAAACTGGCAAGGACCTTACATGGTTCATaaagtattatctggaggtgTTTTGGTCCTGTCGGATATGGATGGCACCGTATGACCGAAACCAATCAACTCAGATgttgtcaagagatactacgtgTGAAACTTCGGTTCGCATTTCTGTTATTTACTTGTAA